AATTTTTATATTTTTTGTGCTATAATATATTTACCGTTTATGAATGTAGGAGGATGTTATGAAAATAGTTTTTTATATACTATTTTACATAATTACATCAGTAGTAATATTGACGTATTTATTTAAAGAAAAAAAAGTAGTAGGATATATTGATAGATTTACAGAAAATATAGTTGGAAAATTGGGTATAAATAATGAAAATATTAGAAATGATAAGGTTTTATTAATTCTAAACACACTAGCTTTAATTTTATTAGGAGTAACAGCTTTAAAAGTAGATTTTAGTGCTAGTGAAATATTACCTATTAGAAATAAAATAGTTATATTTGGAACAGTATTTAACTTTGCTATACTCTTAGCAGTTTACGCTAAAAAATACTATTATGAGTATATGAATATAGTTAATACAGTGTTAATAGTATTTGGTAAAGCAATGTTTGGAATAGATGATAAAGTATTTTTAAGATTTAATATTTTTGCTGTGATAACTTCAATAATATTAATTGTTTTCTCACAAGTTGAGTTAACAAGTAAGTTTAAAAAGGTATTTAATGCAATATTTATTATTATACTTGTAATAATTATACAAGGATATTATTTAGGTAACTATGCTATACCAACTGGGTCTATGGAACCAACTATAGCAGTTAGTGATAGAATTTTTGCTAATAATATTGTGTATAAATTTAAACAACCAAAAATTGGAGATATAATCTCATTTAAAGAACCTTTAGATAATAGTTTAATGTATACAAAGAGAATTACAGGTACGCCTGGAACTATGTTTAAAATAAATGATGGAGATCATAATATATATATTGATGGAGAAAAATCAAGTTTAAACAGAGAATATTCTATAGAAGGTATACTTAAATTATTCAATAATCCTGAAATATATATTCCTAAAAAGGGAGATAAAGTAAAACTTACAGAAATTTTAGAATTAGATATAGTAAATGGAAATGGAGTTGTAGAAGTATCAAAAGAAGAATTTCTAGCAAAAAATATTCCAACAGATTACTATAAATACCTATTTGGTTTCTTTAATACCAACACTCTAGATCAAATTAGTGGAGTAGATCAAGATTTAAGTAATAAAAGATATACATATATTTTAGAAAGTGAAGGTAGATTTGTTCTTCCTATACTTGATTTTAAATATGATAAAGAGATTATGACTAAGTTATTAAATGGAGAGGAAGTTGAAGTAATAAGTAATTATTACATGGCTATGGGAGATAATACTAATAATAGTAATGATTCAAGATTCTTTGGATATGTTAAAGAAGAAAGAATTTATGGTAAATTATTATTAAGATGGTATCCATTTAATAGAATTGGACTTATAGATGAAAAATAATGAAATACAAGAAATCTTAGAATTACACAATCAAAATTTTTTAGATAAAAAGAGTTATGAAGAAATAGAGAGTATGTTTAATAACCCAAATTATAGTATACATTGTATTTATGATGTTGATTTTGTTGGATATATTATCATACTTGATAGCTTTGATTGTTATGAGGTATTTGAAATTGCAATTAAAGAAAAATATAGAAATAAAGGATATGCACAAAAGCTTTTATATAATATTTCAGATGATAAAGATGTTTTTTTAGAAGTATCTGAAAAAAATATAGCAGCAATAAAGCTTTATGAAAAAGTTGGATTTGAAAAAATATCAATTAGAAAAAAATATTATTTAGATGGAAGTAATGCATTGATAATGAAAAAATAGGGAGTGATTACTGTGAAAGGTTATTTAAGTATTGTTTTACACGCACATTTACCGTTTGTAAGACATCCGGAGTATGAAGAATTTTTAGAAGAAGATTGGCTATTTGAAGCAATTACAGAAACATATATTCCGCTTTTAAATATGTTTGAGAATTTAAATAGAGATAGAGTACCTTTTAATATTACAATGACAATTTCAGGAACTTTAGCAAATATGTTAAATGATGAAATGTTGCAAAATAGATATTTAAAACATATGGATAAATTAGTAGAGTTTTGTTCATTAGAACTTGAAAGATTAGCTCCATATCCAGATATGTATAAGATTGCTGTACATAACTATGATACATATTTCAATGCAAGAAAGTATTTCTTAGAAAATGATAAAAACCTAATCAAGAGATTTAAATATTTCCAAGATTTAGGTAATTTAGAAATTATTCCAGTTACTGCAACACATGGAATGTTACCTATGATGAAAGATTACCCTAATGCTGTTAGAGCTCAAGTTAAAATGGCTAAGATAGACTATATGTCTAATTTTGGAAGAGAACCTCAAGGTATATGGCTTGCAGAATGTGCTTACTATAAAGGACAAGATAAATACTTAAAAGATGAAGGAATTAGATATTTCTTAGTTGATGCACATGGAATTAAAAATTCAAATCCAAGACCTGTTTATGGAGTTTATTCACCAGTATTTACAGAAAATGGAGTTGCAGCATTTGCAAGGGATTTAGAATCTTCAGAACAAGTTTGGTCATCTGAAGTTGGATATCCAGGAGATGGAGCTTATAGAGAGTTCCATAAAGATGCTGGATATGAACTTGACTATGATTACATTAAACCTTTCTTACACAGCGATGGAGTAAGACGTAATATTGGTATTAAATATCATGCAATTACAGATAAAAAAGGAACATTTAAAAAAGCGTATGATCCAGAACATGCTAGAAATACAGCTATTTCACATGCATACAACTTTGTATTTAATCGTAGCAAACAAATTGATTTCTTAGCAAGTAAAATGAAATATAGAAAACCTATAATAGTATCACCTTATGATGCAGAGCTATATGGACACTGGTGGTATGAAGGGCCTATATTCTTAGAATATATATTTAGAGCAATGCAAGAATCTAACTTTGGAAGTATTACACCTTCTAGATATTTAGATATATATAAATTAAATCAAGTAGTTGATTTAAGTATGTCAAGTTGGGGAGCAAATGGTTATTATGATGTTTGGGTAGATGGATCTAATGATTACATTTATAGGCATCTACATAAAGCTGCTGAAAAGATGATAGAACTTGCACAAAGAGAGCCGCATAATGAATTAGAATATAGAGCATTAAATCAAGCTGCAAGAGAATTATTCTTAGCACAAACTTCATGTTGGCCATTTATTATGTTTACTAAGACTATGGTTGGATACGCTCAAAAGAAAGTATCAGATCATACTTATAGATTATTCAAACTATATGAAGATATTAAACATGGAAGTATAGATGAAGAATGGTTAAAAGAAATAGAAGGAAGAGACAATATATTTAAAAATGTAGATTATAGAGTATATAGATAAGAGGGGATTCCCCTCTTTTCTAAATTTTTAGAAAAGTAGGTAAAAATATGATATATTTTGATAATTCAGCTACAACACGTGTAGATGAAAGAGTAATAGAAGAAATGACTAAGGTAATGAATAATATGTATTTGAATGTAGATTCAGGATACAGTGCTGCAAGTGATGTAAAGAAGATATTAAGAAGTAAAAAAAATATATTTAAAAAAGTGCTAGGATTAAATCCTGATAATTTTTCATTTACATCAGGTGGAGGTGAAGCTAATAATTTAGCTTTAACATCAGTTTTAAGAAAAGAAAAAAAAGGGCATTTTATCATATCTCCACTAGAACATCCATCTTTATTAAATACTGCTCTGGAACTTAAGAACGAAGGATATGAACTTGATTTTGCAAAAGTAGATGAATTTGGAAATATTGATATAGATCATCTAAGAGATTTAATTAGAGAAGACACGAGACTTGTATCAATAATGGGTGTAAATAATGAAATTGGGACTATAATGGATATGAATTGTATAGCTGCAGTTATTAAAGAAAAAAATCCAAAAACATATTTACATATAGACTATGTCCAAGGATTAAATCATGTCCCTTTTGATTTTTCTAAAATAGCAGTAGATCTTTTATCTATTAGTTCACATAAAATACATGGTCCTAAAGGAGTAGGAGCTATATATATTAAAGATGGTGTGAAAATTAAAGAACAAATATATGGAGATAATAGTGAGAATAAATATATTCCGCGTACTATGTCTAATGAATTAGTTTTTGGTTTTTTAAAAGCTATGGAAATAGGGAATGATATGGAATATGTTAAAGAATTAAAAGAATATTTTTTAAATAAATTATCTGAGATCACTAATGTATATGTAAATAGTCCAGAAAATTCTAGTGATAGTATAGTTAATGTTTCTTTTATTGGAGCTAGAGCAGAGGTATTACAAAACTTTTTAGCAAGTAATGATATATGTATTTCTACAGGTTCT
This region of Streptobacillus canis genomic DNA includes:
- the lepB gene encoding signal peptidase I is translated as MKIVFYILFYIITSVVILTYLFKEKKVVGYIDRFTENIVGKLGINNENIRNDKVLLILNTLALILLGVTALKVDFSASEILPIRNKIVIFGTVFNFAILLAVYAKKYYYEYMNIVNTVLIVFGKAMFGIDDKVFLRFNIFAVITSIILIVFSQVELTSKFKKVFNAIFIIILVIIIQGYYLGNYAIPTGSMEPTIAVSDRIFANNIVYKFKQPKIGDIISFKEPLDNSLMYTKRITGTPGTMFKINDGDHNIYIDGEKSSLNREYSIEGILKLFNNPEIYIPKKGDKVKLTEILELDIVNGNGVVEVSKEEFLAKNIPTDYYKYLFGFFNTNTLDQISGVDQDLSNKRYTYILESEGRFVLPILDFKYDKEIMTKLLNGEEVEVISNYYMAMGDNTNNSNDSRFFGYVKEERIYGKLLLRWYPFNRIGLIDEK
- a CDS encoding glycoside hydrolase family 57 protein, which translates into the protein MKGYLSIVLHAHLPFVRHPEYEEFLEEDWLFEAITETYIPLLNMFENLNRDRVPFNITMTISGTLANMLNDEMLQNRYLKHMDKLVEFCSLELERLAPYPDMYKIAVHNYDTYFNARKYFLENDKNLIKRFKYFQDLGNLEIIPVTATHGMLPMMKDYPNAVRAQVKMAKIDYMSNFGREPQGIWLAECAYYKGQDKYLKDEGIRYFLVDAHGIKNSNPRPVYGVYSPVFTENGVAAFARDLESSEQVWSSEVGYPGDGAYREFHKDAGYELDYDYIKPFLHSDGVRRNIGIKYHAITDKKGTFKKAYDPEHARNTAISHAYNFVFNRSKQIDFLASKMKYRKPIIVSPYDAELYGHWWYEGPIFLEYIFRAMQESNFGSITPSRYLDIYKLNQVVDLSMSSWGANGYYDVWVDGSNDYIYRHLHKAAEKMIELAQREPHNELEYRALNQAARELFLAQTSCWPFIMFTKTMVGYAQKKVSDHTYRLFKLYEDIKHGSIDEEWLKEIEGRDNIFKNVDYRVYR
- a CDS encoding cysteine desulfurase family protein, translating into MIYFDNSATTRVDERVIEEMTKVMNNMYLNVDSGYSAASDVKKILRSKKNIFKKVLGLNPDNFSFTSGGGEANNLALTSVLRKEKKGHFIISPLEHPSLLNTALELKNEGYELDFAKVDEFGNIDIDHLRDLIREDTRLVSIMGVNNEIGTIMDMNCIAAVIKEKNPKTYLHIDYVQGLNHVPFDFSKIAVDLLSISSHKIHGPKGVGAIYIKDGVKIKEQIYGDNSENKYIPRTMSNELVFGFLKAMEIGNDMEYVKELKEYFLNKLSEITNVYVNSPENSSDSIVNVSFIGARAEVLQNFLASNDICISTGSACSANKKDSHVLKALNISKERIESAIRISFSKYNSKEEIDTFFKVLTPFLQMVRSIK
- a CDS encoding GNAT family N-acetyltransferase — encoded protein: MKNNEIQEILELHNQNFLDKKSYEEIESMFNNPNYSIHCIYDVDFVGYIIILDSFDCYEVFEIAIKEKYRNKGYAQKLLYNISDDKDVFLEVSEKNIAAIKLYEKVGFEKISIRKKYYLDGSNALIMKK